From Bosea sp. NBC_00550, the proteins below share one genomic window:
- a CDS encoding trypsin-like peptidase domain-containing protein: protein MTTQNETRKSILKRGALLAGTAVLGIGLAAGIADSALMQNHNAIAQPIQLSGAQGSLPSFADLVEKVKPAVVSVRVKTQAAAANDEQNLDDLPPQLRRFFREPGEGKAPSRPQPRQGMAQGSGFFVSQDGYVVTNNHVVENAVEVQLVTDSGKTLDAKVVGTDPRTDLALLKVKDAGDFAFVKLAEGKARIGDWVLAIGNPFGLGGTVTAGIVSAQGRDIGSGPYDDFIQIDAPINRGNSGGPTFNQNGEVVGVNTAIFSPSGGNVGIAFAIPASTVKQVVDSLKKDGTVARGFIGVQIQPVTGEMADAIGLKEAKGALVAEAQGDGPAAKAGIRRGDTITAVNGEAIKDARELSRKIATFAPGAKTTITLFREGKSREVTFEVGRQPAA from the coding sequence ATGACGACACAGAACGAAACCCGTAAGTCCATCCTGAAGCGCGGCGCCCTTCTCGCCGGCACCGCCGTTCTCGGCATCGGCCTCGCCGCCGGCATCGCCGACAGCGCGCTGATGCAGAACCACAACGCCATCGCTCAGCCGATCCAGCTCTCCGGCGCCCAGGGTTCTCTGCCCTCCTTCGCCGATCTCGTCGAGAAGGTGAAGCCGGCGGTTGTTTCCGTCCGCGTCAAGACGCAGGCAGCGGCCGCCAATGACGAGCAGAATCTGGACGACCTGCCGCCGCAGCTGCGTCGCTTCTTCCGCGAGCCTGGCGAGGGCAAGGCTCCGAGCCGGCCGCAACCGCGTCAGGGCATGGCCCAGGGCTCCGGCTTCTTCGTCAGCCAGGACGGCTATGTCGTGACCAACAACCACGTCGTCGAGAACGCCGTCGAGGTCCAGCTTGTCACCGACTCCGGCAAAACGCTCGACGCCAAGGTCGTCGGCACCGATCCGCGCACCGATCTCGCGCTGCTCAAGGTCAAGGACGCCGGTGATTTCGCCTTTGTGAAGCTGGCGGAAGGCAAGGCCCGGATCGGCGACTGGGTGCTGGCGATCGGCAATCCCTTCGGTCTCGGCGGCACGGTCACGGCCGGCATCGTCTCGGCCCAGGGCCGCGACATCGGCTCCGGCCCGTATGACGACTTCATCCAGATCGATGCGCCGATCAACCGCGGCAATTCGGGTGGCCCGACCTTCAACCAGAACGGCGAAGTCGTCGGCGTCAACACCGCGATCTTCTCGCCTTCCGGCGGCAATGTCGGCATTGCCTTCGCGATCCCCGCCTCGACCGTCAAGCAGGTGGTGGATTCGCTGAAGAAGGACGGCACGGTGGCGCGCGGCTTCATCGGCGTGCAGATCCAGCCCGTCACCGGCGAGATGGCCGATGCCATCGGTCTGAAGGAAGCCAAGGGCGCCCTCGTCGCCGAGGCGCAGGGCGATGGCCCGGCCGCCAAGGCGGGCATCCGCCGCGGCGACACCATCACCGCGGTCAACGGCGAGGCCATCAAGGACGCGCGCGAACTCTCGCGCAAGATCGCGACCTTCGCGCCCGGCGCCAAGACCACGATCACCCTGTTCCGCGAGGGCAAGTCCCGTGAAGTGACCTTCGAGGTCGGCCGCCAGCCGGCGGCCTGA
- a CDS encoding response regulator transcription factor: MRLLIVEDDAEAAAYLTKAFREVGHVADHAPDGLQGYAMAEGGGYDVLVIDRMLPRLDGLSLIRSLREQKDETPALILSALAQVDDRVKGLRAGGDDYLPKPYAFSELLARVEVLARRRGAPASEPTTYRVGELVLDRLAHRVTREGQEIVLQPREFRLLEYLMKHAGQVVTRTMLLENVWDYHFDPQTNVIDVHVSRLRAKVDKGFEQPMIHTIRGAGYMVRDSAR, from the coding sequence ATGCGACTCCTGATCGTCGAAGATGATGCCGAGGCTGCGGCCTACCTGACCAAGGCCTTTCGCGAGGTCGGCCATGTCGCCGACCATGCGCCGGACGGGCTGCAGGGCTATGCCATGGCCGAGGGCGGCGGCTACGACGTGCTCGTCATCGACCGCATGCTGCCGCGGCTCGACGGCCTCTCGCTGATCCGCTCCCTGCGCGAGCAGAAGGACGAGACGCCCGCGTTGATCCTGTCGGCGCTTGCGCAGGTCGATGACCGCGTGAAGGGGCTACGCGCCGGCGGCGACGACTACCTGCCCAAGCCCTATGCCTTCTCCGAGCTGCTCGCCCGCGTCGAGGTGCTCGCCCGCCGCCGCGGTGCGCCGGCCTCCGAGCCCACCACCTATCGCGTCGGTGAGCTGGTGCTCGACAGGCTCGCCCATCGCGTCACCCGCGAAGGGCAGGAGATCGTCCTGCAGCCGCGCGAGTTCCGCCTGCTCGAATATCTGATGAAGCATGCCGGGCAGGTGGTGACGCGCACCATGCTGCTGGAGAACGTCTGGGACTATCATTTCGACCCCCAGACCAATGTCATCGACGTGCATGTCAGCCGCCTGCGCGCCAAGGTCGACAAGGGCTTCGAGCAGCCGATGATCCACACCATCCGCGGCGCGGGATATATGGTCCGTGACAGCGCCCGCTGA
- a CDS encoding HAMP domain-containing sensor histidine kinase: MTAPADVPARRRQKFLPTLFRTTAFKLTAAFLVIFVFFAAVVLGYVSWNAQRLLTDQIRSTIDAEIQGLAEQQRQGGIRRLVNIVERRSRGPGASLYLVTTPVGERIAGNVEAIPPGTLDRTGESEIEYARSSENVDTPSRALVRVFMLPAGFRLLVGRDLEERDRLGIVIRRAAGWSLALVFILGCFASWFVARRVLKRVDGMSETAHGIMEGDLKGRLAITGTGDELDRLALNLNAMLDRIGELMAGMQQVTDNIAHDLKTPLTRLRNRAEEALRSAKSPDELRAALDGSIEEADNLIRVFNALLMIARLEAGRISENMAELDLSEIVSGMAELYEPLAEEAGLALSSEVVPGLRVFGNRELIGQALANLIDNALKYGGPEQGGDGVVKVAAQRNGTEIELSVADHGPGIPEADRGRVLDRFVRLDASRSKPGFGLGLSLAAGVVRLHGGQLRLEENAPGLRVVIALPVAEAKPVDIQAVPEPESSTVVSNPAGVPSL; encoded by the coding sequence GTGACAGCGCCCGCTGACGTTCCTGCGCGCAGGCGCCAGAAATTCCTGCCGACCCTGTTCCGCACGACGGCCTTCAAGCTGACGGCGGCCTTTCTGGTCATCTTCGTCTTCTTCGCCGCCGTCGTGCTCGGCTATGTCTCGTGGAACGCGCAGCGCCTGCTGACGGATCAGATCCGCTCGACCATCGATGCAGAGATCCAGGGGCTGGCCGAGCAGCAGCGGCAGGGCGGCATCCGCCGGCTCGTCAACATCGTCGAGCGTCGCTCGCGCGGGCCGGGTGCCTCGCTCTATCTCGTCACAACACCGGTCGGCGAGCGCATCGCCGGCAATGTCGAGGCGATCCCGCCGGGAACGCTCGACCGCACGGGCGAAAGCGAGATCGAATACGCCCGTTCCAGCGAGAACGTCGACACGCCGAGCCGCGCGCTCGTCCGCGTCTTCATGCTGCCGGCGGGCTTTCGCCTCCTCGTCGGCCGCGATCTCGAGGAGCGCGACCGACTCGGCATCGTCATCCGCCGCGCCGCCGGCTGGTCGCTGGCGCTGGTCTTCATCCTCGGCTGCTTTGCGAGCTGGTTCGTGGCGCGGCGCGTGCTGAAGCGCGTCGACGGCATGAGCGAGACCGCGCATGGCATCATGGAAGGCGACCTGAAGGGGCGCCTTGCCATCACCGGTACGGGCGACGAGCTCGACCGCCTTGCGCTCAACCTGAACGCCATGCTCGACCGAATCGGCGAGCTGATGGCGGGCATGCAGCAGGTCACCGACAACATCGCCCACGACCTCAAGACGCCGCTGACGCGGCTGCGCAATCGCGCCGAGGAGGCGCTGCGGAGCGCCAAGTCGCCGGATGAGCTGCGGGCGGCTCTCGATGGTTCCATCGAAGAGGCGGACAACCTGATCCGCGTCTTCAACGCGCTGCTCATGATCGCGCGGCTCGAAGCCGGGCGGATCAGCGAGAACATGGCCGAGCTCGATCTCTCGGAGATCGTCTCGGGCATGGCCGAGCTCTACGAGCCATTGGCCGAGGAGGCGGGTCTTGCTCTCTCCAGCGAGGTTGTCCCGGGCCTGCGGGTCTTCGGCAACCGCGAGCTGATCGGGCAGGCGCTGGCCAATCTCATCGACAACGCGCTGAAATATGGCGGCCCCGAACAGGGTGGCGACGGCGTCGTGAAAGTCGCCGCGCAGCGCAACGGTACGGAGATCGAGCTTTCCGTGGCCGATCACGGGCCGGGCATCCCGGAAGCCGATCGCGGGCGCGTACTCGATCGTTTCGTCCGGCTCGATGCCAGCCGCAGCAAGCCGGGCTTCGGTCTTGGCCTGTCGCTGGCCGCCGGGGTGGTGCGCCTGCATGGCGGACAACTCAGGCTGGAGGAAAACGCGCCCGGCCTGCGCGTGGTCATCGCTCTGCCGGTGGCCGAGGCCAAGCCTGTGGACATACAGGCCGTTCCGGAGCCTGAAAGCTCGACAGTCGTCTCAAACCCTGCTGGCGTGCCGTCCCTCTGA
- a CDS encoding bifunctional [glutamine synthetase] adenylyltransferase/[glutamine synthetase]-adenylyl-L-tyrosine phosphorylase, with the protein MAERLCDRLDAAPVLPARAKAEALLARELIERLHDEAAAEALKVHFAGHPHSAVLVAGVLAHSPFLTQVMRFDPEALFACLTQSPEARRDELLAGIEAFAVAGCETGDLMRELRRFRRGMALLIALADIGGVWDVETVTAALTATADMATRLATDHVLRQAADLGRIKLADAANPGVGSGLVVLALGKHGAGELNYSSDIDIVVFFDPEAAEAAGVGEPSSFFVKLTQQIARIIQERTPDGYVFRVDLRLRPDPASTHVAVSLPSAYSYYETVGQNWERAAMIKARPIAGDTELGLRFLKDLAPFIWRKYFDFATIADIHAMKRQIQTVKGHETIAVAGHNVKLGRGGIREIEFFVQTQQLVFGGRRPALRGPRTLDMLKELTSEGWITPQARDELSESYRWLRTIEHRLQMRDDEQTQTLPKPAGDLDAFARFCGYANAAAFGKALTAHARRVEGHYALLFEEGPSLASEAGTLSFTGSEPDPETLETLGKLGFRDAMTAAETVRGWHFGRRAAVTSARAREVLTELTPALLVALGRTADPDGALAHLDNAFVRMPAAVELLTLLRSHDSLLTLFAEILGSAPRLAKVAALHPHVLDGVIDPAFGQAVLDADALERRIRNFVGSPPPSVEDGLDRLRDAARQENFLVGARLLSGVYPAEGAGQAYCAVAEACLRVAFADTRASFMADHGVIAGAETVVLGLGRLGAGELTPSSDLDLILLYDRPEEAGPSDGAKSLDPVTWHVRFTQRLVAALTVPTRRGTLYQVDMRLRPTGNKSPAATQFAGFEAYHAGEAEIWEEMALTRARVVAGDAGLARRAEASIRAILSRKREPAKVATAVAEMRALIAREKGEKDAWDLKLAAGGLTDLDFLAQFLLLAHASEHPALIVNDTASVFAAARAAGLLSEGDASVLLEAHRLIGDVQLWQRFTVEEAFDPKAVPPRVLRRIATAVGRPDAKVLKAELDEVRSGVRAIFTRILGQARAG; encoded by the coding sequence ATGGCTGAACGGCTCTGTGACAGGCTGGATGCGGCGCCGGTCTTGCCGGCACGCGCCAAGGCCGAGGCGCTGCTCGCGCGCGAGCTGATCGAGCGGCTGCACGACGAAGCGGCCGCCGAGGCACTCAAGGTGCACTTCGCAGGACACCCGCATAGCGCGGTGCTGGTCGCGGGCGTCCTCGCGCATTCTCCGTTCCTCACCCAAGTCATGCGCTTCGATCCGGAGGCCTTGTTCGCCTGCCTGACGCAGTCGCCGGAGGCGCGCCGCGACGAACTGCTGGCCGGGATCGAGGCCTTCGCGGTCGCCGGTTGCGAAACGGGCGACCTGATGCGCGAGCTGCGCCGTTTTCGTCGCGGCATGGCGCTATTGATCGCGCTTGCCGATATCGGTGGCGTCTGGGATGTCGAGACGGTGACGGCCGCGCTCACGGCGACGGCCGACATGGCGACGCGCCTCGCGACCGATCACGTCTTGCGTCAGGCCGCCGATCTCGGCCGGATCAAGCTGGCTGATGCGGCCAATCCCGGAGTTGGTTCCGGTCTCGTCGTGCTGGCGCTGGGCAAGCATGGCGCCGGCGAGCTGAACTATTCCTCGGACATCGACATCGTCGTCTTCTTCGATCCCGAGGCGGCGGAAGCTGCCGGCGTCGGCGAGCCGTCGAGCTTCTTCGTCAAGCTGACGCAGCAGATCGCCCGCATCATCCAGGAGCGGACGCCGGACGGTTACGTCTTCCGCGTCGATCTGCGCCTGCGGCCCGATCCGGCCTCGACCCATGTCGCGGTCTCGCTGCCATCAGCCTATTCCTATTACGAGACCGTCGGGCAGAACTGGGAACGAGCCGCCATGATCAAGGCGCGCCCTATCGCTGGCGATACGGAGCTCGGCCTGCGCTTCCTCAAGGATCTCGCTCCCTTCATCTGGCGCAAATATTTCGACTTCGCGACCATCGCCGACATCCACGCGATGAAGCGCCAGATCCAGACCGTGAAGGGCCACGAGACCATCGCCGTCGCCGGCCATAACGTGAAGCTCGGCCGCGGCGGCATCCGCGAGATCGAGTTCTTCGTGCAGACCCAGCAGCTCGTCTTCGGCGGTCGCCGCCCGGCGCTGCGGGGGCCGCGCACGCTCGACATGCTGAAGGAGCTGACGAGCGAGGGTTGGATCACGCCGCAGGCGCGCGACGAACTCTCCGAATCCTATCGCTGGCTGCGCACGATCGAGCATCGCCTGCAGATGCGCGACGACGAGCAGACGCAGACCCTGCCCAAGCCCGCCGGGGATCTCGATGCCTTCGCCCGCTTCTGCGGCTATGCCAACGCCGCCGCCTTCGGCAAGGCGCTGACCGCCCATGCGAGGCGCGTCGAGGGGCACTACGCCCTGCTGTTCGAGGAGGGGCCGAGCCTGGCTTCCGAGGCGGGAACGTTGAGCTTCACGGGCTCCGAGCCCGATCCCGAGACGCTCGAGACTCTAGGCAAGCTCGGCTTCCGCGATGCGATGACGGCGGCGGAGACAGTGCGTGGTTGGCATTTCGGTCGCCGCGCCGCCGTCACCAGCGCCCGCGCCCGCGAAGTGCTGACGGAGCTGACCCCTGCGCTGCTGGTCGCGCTCGGCCGCACGGCCGATCCCGATGGCGCGCTTGCCCATCTCGACAATGCTTTCGTCCGCATGCCCGCGGCGGTCGAGCTGCTGACGCTGCTGCGCTCGCATGATTCCCTGTTGACGCTCTTCGCCGAGATACTCGGCAGCGCCCCGCGCCTCGCCAAGGTCGCGGCACTGCATCCCCATGTGCTCGACGGGGTCATCGACCCGGCCTTCGGGCAGGCCGTGCTCGACGCCGACGCCCTGGAGCGCCGCATCCGCAATTTCGTCGGGTCGCCGCCGCCGAGCGTCGAGGATGGGCTCGACCGGCTGCGCGATGCCGCCCGTCAGGAGAATTTCCTCGTCGGGGCACGGCTGCTCTCCGGTGTCTACCCGGCCGAAGGGGCAGGCCAGGCCTATTGCGCCGTCGCGGAGGCCTGCCTGCGCGTCGCCTTCGCCGATACGCGCGCCTCTTTCATGGCCGATCACGGCGTCATCGCCGGGGCCGAGACGGTGGTGCTCGGGCTTGGCCGGCTTGGCGCCGGCGAGCTGACGCCCTCATCCGACCTCGACCTGATCCTGCTCTACGATCGGCCGGAGGAAGCTGGCCCGAGCGACGGCGCCAAGAGCCTCGATCCCGTCACCTGGCATGTCCGCTTCACCCAGCGGCTGGTGGCGGCGCTGACGGTGCCGACGCGGCGCGGCACGCTCTATCAGGTCGACATGCGCCTGCGCCCGACCGGCAACAAGAGCCCGGCGGCGACGCAGTTCGCCGGTTTCGAGGCCTATCATGCGGGCGAGGCCGAGATCTGGGAGGAGATGGCGCTGACCCGCGCCCGCGTCGTCGCCGGCGATGCCGGGCTGGCGCGACGGGCCGAGGCTTCCATTCGCGCCATCCTGTCGCGAAAGCGCGAGCCGGCCAAGGTCGCGACGGCCGTGGCCGAGATGCGGGCGCTGATCGCCAGGGAGAAGGGCGAGAAGGACGCCTGGGACCTGAAGCTGGCCGCCGGCGGCCTGACCGATCTCGACTTCCTCGCCCAGTTCCTGCTGCTCGCCCACGCCAGCGAGCACCCCGCCCTGATCGTCAACGATACGGCCTCGGTCTTCGCCGCCGCCCGCGCCGCGGGCCTTCTCTCGGAGGGCGATGCCTCGGTGTTGCTGGAAGCGCATCGGCTGATCGGCGACGTGCAGCTCTGGCAGCGTTTCACCGTCGAGGAAGCCTTCGACCCCAAGGCGGTGCCGCCGCGCGTGCTACGGAGGATCGCGACGGCCGTCGGGCGTCCCGATGCGAAGGTCCTGAAGGCGGAGCTGGACGAGGTCCGCTCTGGCGTGAGGGCGATCTTCACCCGCATCCTCGGGCAGGCACGGGCTGGCTGA
- a CDS encoding PAS domain-containing sensor histidine kinase, whose translation MSRANADCASVRADTILGVARSLTHPLYQRFESFEPTFRTAIPVLVGIFLVILGAGAIIQTSAMRDDALVDAAGDMDLVSALVARELDNATLAGKEPATVLAALTARHLAAHGRIVHVSGADGRVVASEPVIGQTQRTLTDFLGQTQPLTVFGDRAGVMRITLPNGADVLASVRNLAAPLGQVAVMQPVSRALSVWQVRRSGLSILFGAAGLVLGVITVAFMLQSKRASAADEDCDCVRERIDTALNRGHCGLWDWDLARGRIYWSDSMYALLGYDRAGEYMSFGEVSSFIHNDDVDLYALADAVSRGEASHLDQEFRVRAVSGEWLWLKARAELVIDRRTRSRHLVGIVVDISEQRRMAERTATADARLRDAVEAISEAFVLWDADNRLVLCNAKYQQLHQLPAEALQSGTSYDEIMARSAQPQIDEEPMRVQRGGAGATSYEARLSDGRWLQINGRRTKDGGSVSVGTDITKLKQQEERLTQSEHQLLMHVTDLKASRQKLEAQAQQLAELAERYLEQKAVAESANRAKSEFLANMSHELRTPLNAIIGFSEIMENGMFGPLGDKYTDYVRDIRSSGGYLLGIIDDILDMSRIESGKMRLEKSEIVIGPVLDQALRKLQPEIERKQLVLSLEGPFDTHIEADPHALYQILGNLLDNAAKFTPEGGRIAVRTRHVPGALNIFIEDTGIGIPKEKIDRVGRPFEQVEGDLVRSYKGSGLGLAIARSLAELHGGSLRLRSAMGAGTIVMVHLPLDGGAGRVTAQAA comes from the coding sequence ATGTCGCGTGCCAACGCGGATTGCGCATCCGTGCGCGCCGATACGATTCTGGGCGTGGCGAGATCGCTGACGCATCCGTTGTATCAGCGGTTCGAAAGCTTCGAGCCCACATTTCGGACAGCCATCCCCGTGCTCGTCGGGATTTTCCTCGTCATCCTCGGGGCGGGCGCGATCATCCAGACATCCGCCATGCGCGACGACGCCCTCGTCGACGCGGCCGGCGACATGGACCTGGTCTCCGCGCTGGTCGCCCGCGAACTCGACAATGCGACGCTGGCCGGCAAGGAGCCGGCGACCGTACTCGCAGCCCTCACCGCCCGGCACCTCGCCGCCCATGGCCGCATCGTCCATGTCAGCGGCGCCGACGGTCGCGTTGTCGCCAGCGAGCCGGTGATCGGCCAGACGCAGCGCACGCTCACCGACTTCCTCGGCCAGACCCAGCCGCTCACGGTCTTCGGCGACCGGGCCGGCGTGATGCGCATCACCCTTCCGAACGGCGCCGATGTCTTAGCCAGCGTGCGCAACCTCGCCGCCCCGCTCGGCCAGGTCGCGGTGATGCAGCCGGTTTCCCGCGCGCTCTCGGTCTGGCAGGTTCGCCGCTCCGGTCTCTCCATCCTGTTCGGCGCCGCCGGGCTCGTCCTCGGCGTCATCACCGTCGCCTTCATGCTCCAGTCGAAGCGCGCCAGCGCGGCCGACGAGGATTGCGACTGCGTGCGCGAACGCATCGACACCGCCCTCAACCGCGGCCATTGCGGCCTCTGGGACTGGGATCTCGCGCGGGGCCGCATCTACTGGTCGGATTCGATGTATGCCTTGCTCGGCTACGACCGCGCCGGCGAGTACATGTCCTTCGGCGAGGTCAGCAGCTTCATCCATAATGATGATGTCGATCTCTACGCCCTCGCCGACGCCGTGAGCCGCGGCGAGGCCAGCCATCTCGATCAGGAATTCCGGGTCCGCGCCGTCTCGGGCGAGTGGCTCTGGCTCAAGGCCCGTGCCGAGCTGGTGATCGACCGCCGCACCCGCTCGCGACACCTCGTCGGCATCGTCGTCGACATCTCCGAGCAGCGCCGCATGGCCGAGCGCACCGCCACCGCCGATGCCCGCCTGCGCGATGCGGTCGAGGCGATCTCGGAGGCCTTCGTGCTCTGGGATGCCGACAACCGGCTCGTGCTCTGCAACGCCAAGTACCAGCAGCTCCACCAGCTGCCCGCCGAGGCGCTGCAATCCGGCACGAGCTATGACGAGATCATGGCACGCTCGGCCCAGCCGCAGATCGACGAGGAGCCGATGCGGGTCCAGCGCGGCGGCGCCGGCGCCACCTCCTACGAGGCGCGCCTCTCGGACGGCCGCTGGCTCCAGATCAACGGCCGCCGCACCAAGGATGGCGGCTCGGTCTCCGTCGGCACCGACATCACCAAGCTGAAGCAGCAGGAAGAGCGGCTCACCCAGTCCGAGCACCAGCTCCTGATGCACGTCACCGACCTCAAGGCCTCGCGCCAGAAGCTGGAAGCCCAGGCCCAGCAGCTCGCCGAGCTTGCCGAGCGCTATCTGGAGCAGAAGGCTGTCGCCGAGAGCGCCAACCGCGCCAAGTCCGAATTCCTCGCCAATATGAGCCATGAGCTGCGGACGCCGCTCAACGCGATCATCGGCTTCTCCGAGATCATGGAGAACGGCATGTTCGGCCCGCTCGGTGACAAGTACACCGACTACGTCCGCGACATCCGCTCCAGCGGCGGCTACCTGCTCGGCATCATCGACGACATCCTCGACATGTCGCGCATCGAATCCGGCAAGATGCGGCTCGAGAAGAGCGAGATCGTCATCGGCCCGGTGCTGGACCAGGCACTGCGCAAGCTGCAGCCGGAGATCGAGCGCAAGCAACTCGTCCTCAGCCTCGAAGGCCCGTTCGACACCCATATCGAGGCCGACCCGCACGCGCTCTACCAGATCCTCGGCAACCTGCTCGACAACGCCGCCAAGTTCACGCCGGAAGGCGGGCGGATCGCGGTGCGCACGCGCCATGTCCCCGGTGCGCTCAACATCTTCATCGAGGATACCGGCATCGGCATCCCCAAGGAGAAGATCGACCGCGTCGGCCGGCCGTTCGAGCAGGTCGAGGGCGATCTGGTGCGCAGCTACAAGGGCTCGGGCCTCGGCCTTGCCATCGCCCGCTCGCTCGCCGAACTGCATGGCGGCTCGCTCAGGCTGCGCTCGGCCATGGGCGCCGGCACCATCGTCATGGTCCATCTGCCGCTCGACGGCGGCGCCGGCCGCGTCACCGCGCAGGCGGCGTAG